TGTCAATAATCAATGTTTCTAAAGATTTGCATGAATGAAGGTCAAGAGAGGTCAGCTCTGGACTCTTAGATATTTCCAAGTTGGACAATGAGGCGAGATTAGAGAGCAGGAAGGCACATAATTCGTCATGCATGTGAGAAACCATAAGGTCCTTTAGTCATGGTGGTAGAAGAGAATGGTTGTGCTTGGATCTCTTGTTCCAATAATGGTCATCGTGACCATAAGTTGTGGGCATCTGGTTATGCATAACATAGTGAGAGAGATAAATTCAtgaaaaaaattctttgtagAGCACCAGATCCAAGAAGTCTTCTATGCACAAATATTGAAGCCGATGTGAGGTATCCGATGGGATCTGTAACAAGCCATCACTTGTCTGCTTATGGTGATCAGATGTTGAGGAGCTGGCTGTCCCAGTAATAAGACCACCAACTGATAGGGCTAGGAATCTGGCTGTTTTATTGATGAACTGGAGGAGAATTACAGAGGCTAAACCTAGCAATGGCAGCAGCGATAGGGCTAGTTCGCCCTCACTGGGAGGCTCTGAACAGATGACTCTATTTCTCCTTGACTCCCCTAATCAGCCGACCCTTAGTTATATCCCCTAATGTCTGGCTGAGCACTAAGACTCTCCAGATCCTAACTTATAGGAACAGATAACTATGGCCTAAAATTAACCACTAGGGGCTGGCGCCTTCTTCTTCCTGCTGTACTGTTTTCCAATGAAAGCATCCACAACACCAACTGCTAGAGATGTTATGTTTGGGCACTTCATAATTGTCAAGGAAACCAGAAAGTGCAGTTGTGACAACATATGAGTTAACATCTTCCCTGTGATGCCACATGCTCGGATTACAAGCTTCTTGAGTAATGATGGGAAGTAAAACCTGCCTTCATATTGGCCATATGAATATAATGGCAAGGATAGCTTTGCACAATCCACAATTACCAATATCTCTAAGGAGACAAGTTTTTTAAAACTTTCACGTGGTAGATATGCAAGATCCAAGCAGCTCTCAATCGTCAATTTCTCAAGAATACTCAGACTGCACTCAGTCAATAATAATATATCATCCAAGGTTCTTGGGCCGACACATCCTTTGATAAACGGTGCTTCCATGAATAATCTGATGTGAGGAAATGATCCTACTCCCTCGATAGATATTCTGGATAGAGACTTCACCTGACCAAATGGGGGTAAATTCATTAGCTGAGGACAGTTGTAGATCGTAGCTTGGCGGAGATAGACAAATGAACAGAAGCATTCATATTTAGATGAACATTGTGACAATGGAAATGCCCTAAGTTCAGGACAGTCCCTAACCACAAGTTCATCTAGACATGGAAACAGGACCTGCTTTTCAGAACCAGTACAGTAATTACAGATACCATAGGTACTTCCTTTGATGCAGGCAACTGAATCAAATACAGTTTTCTAAGAAATGGAAATTGTCCAAGTGGCGGAAGGATCTCCCATTTTGTGCAATTCTCAAGACTGATAGACTCTAagcagaagaaagaaaggttggAACACAATCATGTGGgagaagaaatacctccataCCCTGTTATATGAAGCCGCTTGAGCCTGGAATGTGGATGAAGGCCCTCAAGCACATCAGCCTCAGTTATGCACCTCACCACACTCCGGTTACTGGATCATGACAGGAGCAAATCCTGTAGGTATGTTTTTTCCTTTAATCCAGCATTTTGAGACTCATCCTTGCTTCCCACATTCTCCTCTAGATTGTAAATTGCATGTGACCCACCCAATTCTCTTAACCCATTTAACTGTCCTATCTCAAAGTCAGTCATTCCTACTCGGAAGACCTTTAATTCCTGGAGAAACTTCAATCTACAACCACAGCAATCATTGCATGCAATTCACCCCGAGCAACAAAATGTCTCAAGTTGACAAGGTTATTCATGCATCCTGGTAAAGCAGAAAGGTGCACCCAATACTCTACATCAAGGACCTGTAGATGATAAAGTCGACATATAACCTCTGGAAAAGGCTCAGTAGGACCACTGGATATTAGTTCAAGGTAGTGCAGATGGATCACCTTACTGAAGTTACTAAGGAGAAAGTCTATGTTATAAGTTGTGTGGGTAATCTCAGAACACGTAAATAAAGCACATCTTTGAATACATAGGAAAAGGTTTCTGAAAACCCAGCATCATACTTCCCAAACAGCATTAAAGTGCTCAAATTTCTTGTTTGCACCGCATCTCCAATGTAAGCCAGCTTCCTCTGAAATGTATCGTTGGGATAAAATCTTCGATCTTCTATGTTCCACTTATAAGCAATTCTCACATTTATAGATAAATGTTGAATAGTTGGAAAGAATGTTTCATTTCTTGAACCAAAACCATCAATTAGAAGACACTCTTCTGATGAAGCTATCAATGCAAGGTCCTGGAACAGGTAGCACAATTCACTACATCAATTTGAAATAACATTTTGATTCACAGAAATTGCAACCCTAACCAGCAACATTGAAAGGGAACAGGTAAAATCGAACCTCGTGTCCGCCCTGAACGCATCCCCGCCGGCGTTAGATACGACGGTGGCTGCCGGCGGATCCTGCAGAGGAGGTGCAGCGGCCGACCGTGCCGCCGGCATCTTCCGCGTCGTCTGGTTCCGCCAGATGGCAGCCTTCACGGGGAGAGGACTGCCACAAAACAGCCTGCTCCACGGCGGTGGCAGCGGGCAGCCTCCTCCACGCTCGGCAATCCTGCTACACGGGGAGGGCCCTGCTGCACAGGAGGAGGAGGCGTGCTGCTACTGAGAGCAGGCGCAGTGGAGGATTCGACTCCCAAATCCATCCCAGGGAACGACAGCGGGATAGCCGCAGGGGAAGGCGGCGCGGCGGTCGGAGGAGGAAGGCGGCGCGGCGGTCCGAGGGGGAAGGTGGCGCGGGAGTCGAACGGGAAGGTGGCGCGGCGGGCGGAGGGCGCGCGAGGCGCCGGAGCGGCCAGGGCACGACAGCCGGAGGGGAAGGCGGCGCGACGGGCAGTGTGTGCTTGCGAGGGGAAGAACGCGCGCCAAAATGAACACCTTGTTTTGGAGGTACCGGCGACAAAAAATGAACACCATTCTTCGGAGGCAAGACTTCTTTTTGATAATATAGAAGTCCTTACGGGACGGACACACCCTACCGGTGCCGAACCCAACCCACCCGTGCTGTACGTCGCCCACCCGTGCTGTACGTCGCCTACCGCACTCCACCTTATCTTTTTCTCGACCGCTCACTCGCGCAGCGCTCGCGCCCTCCCATTCTATTGTCACCCCGCCCAGATGGACGCCACGCGCCGCGCGCCAACTCGTTGCACCGCCTGCCCGCCGGCGCTGCCTCCCGCCACGACCTCCATTGCTACCCCACGTGCCTAGCATCCCGGCTCCCGCTCCCCCATCAGAGAAGAGTGCAACGACCTCCATTGCTACCCCACGTGCCTAGCATCCCGGCTCCCGTTCCCCCATCATAGAAGAGTGCAACGACAGCGGCTCCAACGAGATAGATCGGTCCTCTGGATctgagcctcctcctcctcctcctcctcctcctcctccggattTGAGAGACCCGACGGTGGCTAAGATTCCGACAAACTCTGAGGTCTTATTCTCTCCTCCCTCCAGCGAGCTCGAAGGTGATGGGCCAGGGTCTGGAGCAGCCTACACCTCGAACCCATCCCCTGCTCAATGACAGAACTCTAAGTAGATCATGTAA
This DNA window, taken from Miscanthus floridulus cultivar M001 chromosome 13, ASM1932011v1, whole genome shotgun sequence, encodes the following:
- the LOC136499870 gene encoding vegetative cell wall protein gp1-like, with amino-acid sequence MDAVFSFVSGYPEPPRHRPVSRPRSHAAAPGPWPCAALSRAPARERARRPPPLPARSDRPSPAATAAAAWARSGSAAASLRRPASKPQPRPLSPPSCAATRFLAWLCSYGRWLCSYGSSRKKTRCSFWRAFFPSQAHTARRAAFPSGCRALAAPAPRAPSARRATFPFDSRATFPLGPPRRLPPPTAAPPSPAAIPLSFPGMDLGVESSTAPALSSSTPPPPVQQGPPRVAGLPSVEEAARCHRRGAGCFVAVLSP